From a single Collibacillus ludicampi genomic region:
- a CDS encoding HpcH/HpaI aldolase family protein → MNAIRERLRAGETLYGTWLRIPHPIVMEVLGQSGFDFIHVDMEHGPIGTGELGNLLLAAKAVNTPAIVRLPGKEGSLIGRTLDMGASGVIIPQVNNGEEAAQVIKAARFHPLGKRGMGGACRADGYGKLGFHEFASVSNEQTLLVLQIETKEAVERLDEILDISGDSVDVFYIGPADLSQSLGIPGNFDDSLFQRTLQWVVKRVRSRGKILGIHAASVQAAKEFAALGIQYINCSIDIELLVKGAKELAEQLKEG, encoded by the coding sequence ATGAATGCGATCAGAGAACGACTCCGTGCAGGAGAAACGTTATACGGGACATGGCTGAGGATTCCCCATCCGATCGTAATGGAAGTTTTAGGGCAAAGCGGGTTTGATTTCATCCATGTAGATATGGAGCATGGGCCAATCGGTACGGGGGAACTAGGGAATCTGTTATTGGCGGCGAAAGCGGTTAATACTCCGGCGATTGTCAGGTTACCGGGAAAAGAAGGGAGTTTGATCGGTCGGACACTAGATATGGGGGCTTCCGGCGTGATCATACCGCAAGTCAATAATGGAGAAGAAGCGGCACAAGTCATTAAAGCGGCACGTTTTCATCCGCTCGGCAAGCGAGGAATGGGGGGAGCATGCCGTGCGGATGGTTATGGAAAACTGGGTTTTCACGAATTCGCTTCTGTCAGCAATGAACAGACATTGCTTGTGTTACAAATCGAGACAAAAGAAGCGGTTGAACGATTGGATGAGATCTTGGATATATCGGGCGACTCGGTTGATGTGTTCTACATTGGGCCAGCGGATCTTTCACAATCATTAGGTATTCCTGGAAACTTTGATGATTCTCTGTTCCAAAGAACGCTTCAATGGGTGGTCAAGCGCGTTCGTTCCCGCGGTAAAATTCTGGGGATTCACGCAGCGAGCGTACAAGCGGCGAAAGAGTTTGCCGCGTTGGGGATTCAATACATCAATTGTTCCATCGATATCGAGCTTCTGGTGAAAGGGGCGAAGGAATTGGCGGAACAACTGAAGGAAGGTTAA
- a CDS encoding peptide MFS transporter — protein sequence MEAALKLEPAGQQQMEEQPSKKKHPPGLYLLFFTELWERFSYYGMRALLTLYLTTALVSGGLGFKESTAVSIYGFYTGFCYFTPLIGGYLTDRFIGRRVAITIGGIIMALGNFALFAEHSKWGLYLGLLLLIIGNGFFKPNISTLVGELYEEHDKRRDAAFTIFYMGINVGAFFAPLVCGYLAEDYFKTTVNGIVQYGFKYGFLAACIGMIIGQLLFNLLGDRYLGDIGKVSAGTSAKKKMSGSTAKTPLTKKEKQRTAVIVILTCFVIFFWAGFEQAGSSLTIYTEKFVNRHAFGWDVPTSWFQSLNPLFIILLAPMISALWVKLSNSKKGDLKIPTKMGLGMILLGLGYMVLLLAVMRTGSDEQHIIMKANMLFIVFTYFFHTVGELFLSPVGLSMVSKLAPVRYASLLMGVWLLSTFVANILGGQLASFTQSLGYFEIFSLIGFMAMGLGVILLLISNKLTKMME from the coding sequence ATGGAAGCAGCTTTAAAACTAGAACCGGCAGGGCAGCAACAGATGGAAGAGCAGCCATCAAAAAAGAAACATCCGCCGGGATTATACTTACTTTTTTTCACCGAATTATGGGAACGATTCAGTTACTACGGAATGAGGGCACTGCTCACTCTCTATCTGACGACAGCGTTGGTCAGCGGTGGGCTTGGATTTAAAGAAAGTACAGCCGTAAGCATTTATGGATTTTATACGGGCTTCTGTTATTTCACACCGTTAATCGGAGGTTATTTGACCGACCGTTTTATTGGCAGGCGAGTGGCCATTACCATCGGCGGTATCATCATGGCACTCGGTAACTTTGCTTTATTTGCGGAACACAGCAAATGGGGCTTGTATTTGGGACTTCTTTTATTAATTATTGGAAACGGATTCTTTAAACCGAACATTTCCACTCTCGTTGGAGAATTATACGAAGAACATGACAAGCGTCGAGATGCCGCGTTCACAATTTTCTACATGGGAATCAATGTAGGCGCATTTTTTGCACCGCTCGTTTGCGGATATCTGGCGGAAGATTACTTTAAAACAACCGTGAATGGAATTGTACAATACGGTTTTAAATACGGTTTCTTGGCTGCATGCATCGGAATGATCATCGGACAACTGTTATTCAATCTTCTCGGCGATCGTTACCTCGGCGACATCGGTAAAGTTTCAGCCGGTACATCCGCGAAAAAGAAGATGTCCGGATCTACAGCGAAAACGCCTTTAACAAAGAAAGAAAAACAAAGAACAGCCGTGATCGTCATTTTGACTTGCTTCGTCATCTTCTTCTGGGCAGGTTTTGAACAAGCGGGAAGCTCTCTAACCATTTATACGGAGAAATTTGTGAACAGACACGCATTCGGTTGGGACGTTCCAACATCCTGGTTCCAGTCATTAAACCCGTTATTTATCATCTTGCTGGCACCCATGATCTCTGCTTTGTGGGTGAAACTTTCAAACTCGAAAAAAGGTGATTTAAAAATCCCCACAAAAATGGGCCTTGGCATGATCCTGCTTGGTTTGGGTTACATGGTGCTTCTTCTCGCGGTGATGCGGACGGGAAGTGACGAACAACATATCATCATGAAAGCCAATATGTTGTTTATCGTGTTTACGTATTTCTTTCATACAGTCGGCGAATTATTCTTGTCGCCCGTAGGCTTATCGATGGTCAGCAAACTCGCTCCGGTACGATACGCTTCTCTTTTGATGGGGGTCTGGCTCTTAAGTACATTCGTCGCTAACATTCTTGGCGGTCAATTAGCTTCCTTCACGCAATCTTTAGGGTATTTCGAAATTTTCAGCCTCATCGGATTCATGGCGATGGGTCTCGGCGTGATCCTATTGTTGATTTCAAACAAGTTGACAAAAATGATGGAGTAG
- the coaA gene encoding type I pantothenate kinase, whose translation MIKVPTKDEKFSPFITFSREEWKELRASTPLSLTEADLLKLQGINENLSIEEVSDIYLPLSRLLNLYVAATQNLYDATNTFFGNKNQKVPYIIGIAGSVAVGKSTTARILQALLSHWPNHPKVDLVTTDGFLYPNRILEEKGLMKRKGFPESYDLKRLIRFVADVKSGVPEVTVPVYSHLAYDILPNEVQVIRQPDIMIIEGLNVLQTAGYGNQRHMPSVFVSDFFDFSIYVDADENDITRWYVERFRVLRKTAFQNPNSYFHHRYANLAMEEVDEVAMQIWNEINGVNLRENISPTRFRADLILEKGPDHSVKEVKLRKL comes from the coding sequence ATGATTAAGGTTCCTACAAAAGACGAAAAATTCTCCCCATTTATCACCTTCAGCCGCGAAGAATGGAAGGAGTTGCGTGCATCCACTCCCCTGTCGCTGACGGAAGCGGATTTGCTTAAATTACAGGGAATTAATGAGAATCTATCGATAGAAGAGGTTTCAGACATCTATCTTCCACTTTCCAGGTTGTTGAATCTTTATGTGGCCGCAACGCAAAACCTGTATGATGCAACCAATACGTTTTTCGGGAACAAGAACCAGAAAGTTCCTTATATCATTGGTATTGCGGGAAGCGTAGCCGTCGGCAAGAGCACCACGGCACGAATTTTACAAGCGTTGCTGTCACATTGGCCGAATCATCCGAAAGTCGATCTTGTAACGACTGACGGCTTCTTGTATCCGAACCGCATACTGGAAGAAAAAGGTTTGATGAAAAGAAAGGGTTTTCCTGAGAGTTACGACCTCAAACGTTTGATTCGGTTTGTAGCAGACGTGAAATCGGGGGTACCGGAAGTCACCGTACCTGTATATTCTCATTTGGCGTACGATATATTACCGAATGAAGTGCAGGTCATCCGGCAGCCTGATATCATGATTATCGAAGGACTGAACGTTTTACAAACAGCAGGATACGGAAATCAACGGCATATGCCAAGTGTGTTTGTATCCGATTTCTTTGACTTCTCCATTTACGTTGACGCAGATGAAAACGATATCACCCGTTGGTACGTTGAGCGGTTCAGAGTGTTGCGGAAAACCGCGTTCCAAAATCCGAATTCTTATTTTCATCATCGCTATGCGAATCTTGCCATGGAAGAAGTCGATGAAGTGGCGATGCAGATTTGGAACGAGATTAACGGTGTCAATTTGCGGGAAAATATTTCTCCTACGCGGTTCCGGGCAGATTTAATCCTGGAAAAAGGACCGGATCATTCAGTCAAAGAAGTGAAGTTGCGCAAGTTATGA
- a CDS encoding single-stranded DNA-binding protein, with protein sequence MLNRIILIGRLTADPELRYTPSGTAVASFTLAVDRPRANQMGERETDFINIVAWQKLAELAAQYLRKGRLAAVEGRLQIRSYENREGQRVRVAEVVADNIRFLDRAESSMSGGGMGFGMDEPGMGGGTGYGTSRPPVREQPHYNDPFVDDGKPIDISDDDLPF encoded by the coding sequence ATGTTAAACCGGATCATTCTTATCGGACGTTTAACGGCTGACCCTGAGTTGCGTTATACGCCTTCCGGTACCGCGGTGGCTTCCTTCACTCTCGCCGTCGATCGTCCGCGTGCAAACCAGATGGGAGAGCGTGAAACCGATTTTATCAACATCGTCGCCTGGCAAAAGTTGGCGGAATTGGCGGCGCAATATCTGCGCAAAGGGCGTCTGGCTGCCGTTGAAGGCCGCCTGCAAATCCGCAGTTATGAAAACCGGGAAGGGCAGCGTGTTCGTGTCGCAGAAGTGGTCGCCGACAATATCCGTTTCCTCGATCGTGCTGAATCGTCGATGAGCGGTGGCGGTATGGGATTCGGAATGGACGAACCAGGAATGGGTGGAGGTACAGGTTACGGGACAAGTCGCCCTCCGGTACGTGAACAACCTCATTACAACGATCCATTTGTCGATGACGGCAAGCCGATCGATATATCGGATGATGATTTGCCGTTTTAA
- the ychF gene encoding redox-regulated ATPase YchF, which yields MALTTGIVGLPNVGKSTLFNAITRAGAEAANYPFCTIDPNVGVVEVPDERLDRLAEIVNPQRVVPTAFEFVDIAGLVKGASRGEGLGNKFLAHIREVNAIAHVVRCFEDSNITHVAGKVDPLSDIETINLELVLADMETVDRRIERTRKAAKSGDKKLLEELKLLERIKEAFEAGKPARTLDLNEEERMMIRDLHLLTIKPVLYVANVAESEVGNPDENPYVKQVRSFAAEEGAEVVVISAKVESEIAELEGEDRELFLSELGLQESGLDRLIKAAYKLLGLITYFTAGEKEVRAWTIRRGTKAPQAAGVIHSDFERGFIRAEVIAYDDLINAGSMNAAKEKGLLRLEGKDYVVQDGDIMHFRFNV from the coding sequence ATGGCTTTAACGACAGGAATTGTGGGTCTTCCGAACGTGGGAAAATCTACCTTGTTTAATGCGATTACACGTGCGGGAGCCGAAGCCGCCAACTATCCCTTCTGCACGATTGATCCAAATGTTGGGGTTGTCGAAGTACCGGACGAGCGTCTCGATCGATTGGCTGAAATCGTAAATCCCCAACGCGTCGTCCCCACAGCGTTTGAGTTTGTGGATATCGCGGGACTCGTGAAAGGGGCCAGCCGCGGAGAAGGACTCGGCAACAAGTTTCTTGCGCACATTCGTGAAGTGAATGCGATCGCCCATGTGGTTCGTTGTTTTGAGGACAGCAATATAACCCATGTGGCGGGTAAAGTCGATCCACTCAGCGATATTGAGACGATCAATTTAGAGTTGGTTCTTGCGGATATGGAAACGGTGGATCGCCGCATCGAGAGAACACGCAAAGCTGCCAAAAGCGGTGACAAGAAACTGTTGGAAGAATTGAAGCTGCTTGAGCGGATAAAAGAAGCGTTTGAAGCGGGCAAACCGGCGCGCACCTTGGATTTGAACGAAGAAGAACGGATGATGATCCGTGATTTGCATCTGCTTACAATCAAACCGGTACTCTATGTGGCGAATGTGGCCGAATCTGAAGTCGGAAATCCGGATGAAAATCCGTATGTAAAACAGGTGCGTTCCTTTGCGGCGGAAGAGGGAGCTGAGGTGGTTGTCATCTCGGCAAAGGTAGAATCGGAAATCGCCGAATTGGAAGGAGAAGACCGCGAGTTGTTCCTCTCCGAGTTGGGACTGCAAGAATCCGGTCTTGATCGCTTGATCAAAGCTGCTTATAAGCTTCTAGGCTTAATCACTTATTTCACAGCGGGCGAAAAGGAAGTCAGGGCTTGGACGATCCGCCGCGGGACCAAGGCACCGCAAGCAGCCGGCGTCATCCACAGCGATTTCGAACGGGGATTCATCCGCGCGGAAGTCATCGCTTATGATGATCTGATCAACGCGGGTTCCATGAATGCCGCAAAGGAAAAAGGACTCTTGCGTCTCGAAGGAAAAGATTATGTCGTACAAGACGGGGATATCATGCATTTTCGTTTCAATGTATAA
- the gnd gene encoding phosphogluconate dehydrogenase (NAD(+)-dependent, decarboxylating): MKIGMIGLGKMGYNLVMNLKDHGHDVVAYDVNEESVAKITAEGVDGVSSIEQLVERLEAPRIVWLMVPAGKPVDDVLETLVPRLSAGDIVIEGGNSHYKESLRRHKHLKEKGVYFLDCGTSGGVEGARYGVCTMIGGDPEAWEIVEPLFRDISVEHGYHFAGQPGAGHFLKMVHNGIEYGMMQAIAEGFEVLHKSEFDFDYEKVARVWGHGSVIRSWLMDLTERAFSKDPKLESIKGVMHSSGEGKWTVETALDLQVATPVIAMSLLMRYRSLEEDTFHGKVVAALRNEFGGHAVVKK, encoded by the coding sequence ATGAAGATTGGAATGATCGGTCTTGGCAAGATGGGTTATAACCTCGTCATGAATCTGAAAGATCATGGACACGATGTGGTTGCGTATGACGTGAATGAAGAGAGCGTTGCCAAAATAACCGCTGAAGGTGTAGACGGAGTATCGAGTATCGAACAACTCGTCGAGCGTCTTGAGGCTCCAAGAATCGTCTGGCTGATGGTGCCGGCCGGGAAACCGGTGGATGATGTATTGGAAACTCTGGTTCCTCGCCTATCTGCCGGAGATATCGTGATTGAAGGAGGCAACTCTCATTATAAAGAGTCTTTGCGCCGACATAAGCATTTAAAAGAGAAAGGCGTCTATTTCCTTGATTGCGGCACAAGCGGCGGTGTCGAAGGTGCGCGTTACGGTGTTTGTACGATGATCGGCGGAGACCCCGAGGCATGGGAGATCGTCGAACCGCTTTTCCGTGATATCTCGGTTGAGCATGGATATCATTTTGCCGGTCAGCCCGGTGCTGGTCATTTCCTCAAGATGGTACATAACGGTATTGAGTATGGAATGATGCAGGCGATTGCCGAAGGTTTTGAGGTTTTGCATAAGAGTGAGTTTGATTTCGATTATGAGAAGGTCGCCCGTGTATGGGGCCACGGTTCGGTGATCCGCTCTTGGTTGATGGATCTCACGGAACGAGCGTTTTCTAAGGATCCGAAGCTCGAATCGATCAAAGGTGTCATGCATTCTTCTGGCGAAGGAAAATGGACGGTGGAAACCGCTCTGGATCTGCAAGTGGCTACCCCTGTGATCGCCATGTCTTTGCTGATGCGATATCGTTCATTGGAAGAAGACACGTTCCACGGAAAAGTGGTTGCCGCTCTGCGCAACGAGTTTGGTGGACATGCGGTGGTTAAGAAATAA
- a CDS encoding DUF3892 domain-containing protein — protein sequence MMNTGFGEKIIAIRKDENGDIKMIKTHTGRIVPIEQAIQEAREGRYDSLQAIDKEGNWYIRHSAGTDAPERGGNLDILPEF from the coding sequence ATGATGAATACGGGTTTTGGCGAAAAGATCATCGCGATTCGCAAAGATGAAAATGGTGACATAAAGATGATAAAAACACATACGGGACGAATCGTCCCGATTGAACAAGCGATACAAGAAGCACGGGAAGGACGATATGACTCATTACAAGCGATTGATAAGGAAGGGAATTGGTATATCAGACACAGCGCGGGAACAGACGCACCGGAACGGGGAGGCAATCTGGATATCCTACCCGAATTTTAG
- a CDS encoding molybdopterin-containing oxidoreductase family protein produces MAEHRVLTACPLDCWDACSMVAYVHDGRLIKVEGNPDHPITQGSLCVKGKRLVDRLYHPKRILSPLKKVNGEWIEIEWEQAFREIAAKMREASLRYGPTAVMHMYDYGSGGMLKALEERFFNLFGGYTEIVGSLCWEAGLQAQTYDFGIPLSHHPNDLVNARAIVVWGRNVSVTNMHMMPFIKKALKRGTKLVLVNPLATDLSSRCDLQIRPRPGTDGALALGVARIIYERGTYDHEFVEKHAVGFSEFASYLQQFSPERVSEITGVPVSEIEQLAELYENGPVSTLLGIGLQRYGNGGNTIRAIDALCAMSGQVGKPGGGVQYANRIWGPLLDMNALTMPERRTAHRVFSVVRQAEEILQADPPVEILFVTRSNPISQIPNSKRTQEAYQKIGTVVVIDMFLNDTAEYADYFLPCTTVFEEEDILYSSMWHSTISYIHPVVPPQGKAKPDWQIFAGLAEHLGFADEFMRPIHEWMEMVIAPLKELGVTLERLQEEGFATVPSEEIPFSDHQFPTPSGKYEFYSRRALEDGASALPEYKEPLESPVRQPDLAVKYPYHLLSVHPRRSLNTQHYLVSSEQPWVEVSPDLARKKRLSEGDRVRVFNERGAITGILKITPLMHPHVIKIEQGRPRSMGGGINDLTSNHHADLGKAASAQYDCLVNIEKIDSMNKVL; encoded by the coding sequence ATGGCGGAACACAGAGTGTTAACGGCTTGTCCTTTGGATTGCTGGGATGCTTGCAGCATGGTGGCTTATGTACATGATGGACGTTTGATCAAAGTGGAGGGAAACCCGGATCACCCCATCACCCAAGGAAGTCTATGTGTGAAAGGAAAGCGGTTGGTCGATCGCTTGTATCACCCGAAACGGATATTATCTCCCTTGAAAAAGGTCAACGGTGAATGGATCGAAATCGAATGGGAGCAAGCGTTCCGTGAAATCGCAGCGAAAATGCGCGAAGCATCTTTGCGATACGGACCGACTGCCGTCATGCATATGTACGATTATGGTTCGGGTGGGATGCTAAAAGCGCTCGAAGAACGATTTTTCAACCTGTTCGGCGGTTATACGGAGATCGTCGGTTCTCTTTGTTGGGAAGCTGGGCTGCAAGCGCAAACGTACGATTTCGGCATTCCCCTTTCGCATCATCCCAACGATCTGGTGAATGCCCGTGCGATTGTCGTCTGGGGTCGCAATGTGTCTGTCACCAATATGCACATGATGCCTTTTATCAAAAAAGCTTTGAAACGCGGCACCAAACTCGTTCTCGTCAATCCGCTGGCAACAGACCTCTCCTCCCGTTGCGATCTCCAAATTCGCCCGCGCCCGGGAACAGATGGTGCGCTCGCTCTTGGAGTGGCGCGAATCATTTATGAACGCGGCACATATGACCATGAATTTGTGGAGAAACACGCCGTGGGATTTTCGGAGTTCGCTTCCTATTTGCAACAGTTTTCACCCGAACGTGTCTCTGAGATAACAGGCGTACCGGTTTCCGAGATTGAACAATTGGCGGAACTTTATGAGAACGGTCCCGTTTCCACATTGCTTGGCATAGGGTTGCAGCGGTATGGCAATGGCGGAAACACGATTCGCGCGATCGATGCGCTCTGTGCCATGAGCGGCCAAGTAGGAAAACCGGGAGGCGGCGTACAATATGCGAACCGCATTTGGGGACCTCTCCTCGACATGAACGCATTAACGATGCCGGAACGTAGAACAGCACACCGTGTATTCTCGGTTGTACGGCAGGCCGAAGAGATTTTGCAGGCGGATCCGCCCGTCGAGATCCTGTTTGTCACCCGCTCCAATCCGATATCCCAGATCCCGAATTCCAAACGAACACAAGAAGCGTACCAAAAAATCGGTACAGTGGTCGTTATTGATATGTTTTTAAACGATACGGCGGAATATGCTGATTATTTTCTCCCTTGTACCACGGTATTTGAAGAAGAAGACATTCTTTACTCATCGATGTGGCATTCGACCATCAGTTATATCCATCCGGTTGTTCCGCCACAAGGGAAAGCCAAACCGGATTGGCAAATCTTCGCCGGTTTGGCGGAACATCTCGGTTTTGCCGACGAATTTATGCGCCCGATTCATGAATGGATGGAGATGGTGATCGCTCCCCTCAAGGAGTTGGGAGTGACGTTAGAACGCTTGCAGGAAGAGGGATTTGCAACCGTTCCCAGTGAAGAGATTCCCTTTTCTGATCATCAGTTCCCTACTCCTTCCGGAAAATATGAATTTTATTCGCGACGGGCTCTGGAGGATGGGGCGAGCGCTCTACCGGAATACAAGGAACCGTTGGAAAGCCCGGTGCGGCAACCGGATCTTGCTGTTAAGTATCCCTATCATCTGTTATCCGTTCATCCGCGGCGTTCTCTCAATACCCAGCATTATCTCGTTTCTTCGGAGCAGCCATGGGTTGAGGTCAGCCCCGATTTGGCGCGGAAAAAGAGGCTTTCAGAAGGAGATAGGGTTCGCGTATTTAACGAACGTGGAGCGATCACGGGGATTCTTAAAATCACCCCCTTGATGCATCCGCATGTCATTAAGATTGAGCAAGGCCGTCCGCGGAGCATGGGGGGAGGAATCAATGATTTGACTTCCAATCACCACGCGGATCTTGGAAAAGCGGCGAGTGCACAGTATGATTGCCTTGTCAATATTGAGAAAATCGATTCCATGAATAAGGTGCTTTAG
- a CDS encoding DUF951 domain-containing protein, which yields MERKVFHLGDIVQMKKPHPCGGNEWAVIRMGMDIRIKCQTCGRSVLLPRSQFEKDMKKVVRHAEGEN from the coding sequence GTGGAACGGAAAGTGTTTCATTTGGGAGATATCGTACAGATGAAAAAACCGCACCCGTGCGGAGGCAATGAGTGGGCAGTCATCCGCATGGGAATGGATATTCGCATCAAATGCCAAACATGTGGCAGAAGTGTCCTTCTTCCCCGATCACAATTTGAGAAAGATATGAAAAAAGTCGTGCGGCATGCAGAAGGGGAGAATTAA
- a CDS encoding mechanosensitive ion channel family protein — translation MQQLKNLYTSLVTELTNPDFYISKIAILLKIILLLTAAKLMIRFGTVALERVFAHRTVRLDERRSKTLTSLTSNILRYAVYFFVILSVLEQLDFHVETLIAGAGIAGLAIGFGAQSLVKDVITGFFIIFEDQFAVGDEIQTGNYRGTVTEIGLRVTKLRAWTGEVHIIPNGQITNVTNFSKANSLAVLDVGVAYEENIEYVTSVLQRVLQQAKNEMPSIVGDPKVLGVQNLGPSEVVIRIIAECKPTESGPVARELRRRIKVTFDEEGIEIPYPKQVLLAGAQPVGEKAPTTGLNA, via the coding sequence ATGCAACAATTGAAAAACTTGTATACGTCGCTTGTCACGGAGCTTACAAATCCAGATTTTTATATCAGCAAAATCGCGATTCTCTTGAAGATTATCTTGTTGCTGACCGCCGCAAAACTGATGATCAGATTTGGCACGGTCGCTCTTGAACGCGTGTTTGCTCATCGTACAGTTCGTTTGGATGAGAGACGAAGCAAAACGTTAACCTCCTTGACCTCGAATATCTTGCGCTATGCCGTTTATTTTTTTGTTATCTTGTCGGTTTTGGAACAGCTAGATTTTCATGTGGAGACATTGATCGCTGGTGCGGGGATTGCCGGATTGGCGATCGGATTTGGCGCGCAAAGCCTCGTCAAAGATGTGATCACCGGGTTCTTCATTATCTTTGAAGATCAATTCGCGGTCGGAGATGAAATCCAAACGGGGAATTATCGGGGGACTGTGACTGAGATCGGATTGCGTGTTACCAAACTGCGCGCCTGGACGGGAGAAGTCCACATCATTCCCAACGGACAAATCACGAACGTGACCAATTTTTCGAAAGCGAATTCTCTCGCTGTGCTGGACGTAGGGGTTGCTTACGAAGAGAATATCGAGTATGTCACATCTGTTTTGCAGCGCGTGTTGCAGCAAGCGAAAAACGAGATGCCTTCCATCGTGGGTGATCCGAAAGTTCTCGGTGTGCAAAATTTAGGACCGTCAGAAGTGGTGATTCGAATCATCGCCGAATGCAAGCCGACAGAAAGCGGGCCAGTAGCCCGAGAGTTGCGCAGACGAATCAAAGTGACGTTTGACGAGGAAGGGATCGAAATTCCTTATCCGAAACAGGTTTTGTTAGCCGGAGCGCAACCAGTGGGGGAGAAAGCTCCAACTACAGGTTTGAACGCGTGA
- a CDS encoding CvpA family protein translates to MIDLILIAVIAWAGMIGWMRGMYRALLDAVSTLIAVFFVTISVPILKDSIIDGAWRLGFEHWIQLRLRDHHTVFLHVEQGSIPAGAQITSSKAFLAERIYEMIMISVSAFALIMGIQLILQVYETVWTPPRGTRANSGLGMAVGLFLGIFIVLFLINGLGMLSWFSGMEVLDEHLSESVLVSVFVRWLPWYF, encoded by the coding sequence ATGATTGATTTGATATTGATAGCAGTTATCGCGTGGGCAGGGATGATCGGGTGGATGCGCGGCATGTATCGCGCGTTGTTAGATGCAGTTTCTACTTTGATCGCTGTTTTTTTTGTGACGATTTCTGTTCCCATATTAAAAGACTCGATCATCGACGGGGCATGGAGATTGGGGTTTGAACATTGGATTCAACTGCGGTTGCGCGATCACCACACCGTTTTCCTGCATGTAGAGCAGGGGAGCATTCCTGCGGGGGCCCAGATCACATCCTCGAAAGCATTTTTAGCGGAGCGCATCTATGAGATGATCATGATCAGTGTATCCGCTTTTGCTCTCATCATGGGGATTCAGTTGATTTTACAAGTCTATGAAACGGTTTGGACACCCCCGCGAGGCACGCGGGCAAATAGTGGACTCGGCATGGCAGTGGGGCTGTTTCTCGGGATATTTATCGTACTGTTTCTGATTAATGGACTGGGCATGCTTTCCTGGTTTTCGGGGATGGAAGTTTTGGATGAACACTTGAGCGAATCGGTGCTCGTCTCTGTATTTGTACGATGGCTTCCCTGGTATTTCTGA
- the yyaC gene encoding spore protease YyaC codes for MFKKELRTNVPFKIDHTHPQALDHLSQHLHELISERSHESQIVLVCIGTDRSTGDALGPLVGSRLSSLSLEHICYVFGTLDQPVHAVNLKDTLYEIERKFENPFVIAIDACLGQLSSVGQVTVGRGPLKPGAGVNKDLPEVGNIHITGIVNVGGFMEYFVLQNTRLSVVMRMAECISQSLAATLLKIPETTHQRNHACLPHVPFQSHHSLFVQLKKR; via the coding sequence ATGTTTAAAAAAGAACTACGGACGAACGTTCCGTTCAAAATCGATCACACACATCCGCAAGCACTCGATCATTTGAGTCAACATCTGCATGAATTGATAAGTGAGCGCTCTCACGAAAGTCAAATCGTACTTGTATGTATCGGTACGGACCGTTCAACCGGTGATGCTTTGGGTCCACTTGTCGGTTCTCGCCTGTCTTCACTGTCTCTCGAACACATATGTTATGTATTTGGTACTCTGGATCAACCGGTCCATGCTGTCAATTTAAAAGATACACTCTACGAAATCGAAAGAAAGTTTGAGAATCCGTTTGTCATAGCGATTGATGCATGTCTTGGACAACTCAGTTCCGTTGGACAGGTGACTGTTGGACGCGGACCTTTAAAGCCAGGGGCTGGGGTGAATAAAGATTTGCCCGAAGTCGGAAACATTCATATCACGGGTATTGTCAATGTTGGTGGATTCATGGAATACTTCGTTTTACAAAATACACGTTTGTCTGTCGTTATGCGCATGGCAGAATGCATTTCTCAGTCTTTGGCAGCCACACTTCTAAAAATACCAGAAACTACCCATCAAAGAAACCATGCTTGTTTGCCTCACGTTCCTTTTCAAAGTCATCACAGCTTATTTGTCCAGTTGAAAAAACGCTAA
- a CDS encoding YkuS family protein, translating into MKVAVEANLSPVREYLSRQGYQVDTLDANQLENLGETQANYSAVVISGADQNLTGIQNVVVNCPIINAHGMTPEEIHQRIQAAGK; encoded by the coding sequence ATGAAAGTAGCAGTTGAAGCTAACCTATCTCCAGTTCGCGAATATCTAAGCCGGCAAGGCTATCAAGTTGACACATTAGATGCGAATCAATTAGAAAACCTCGGCGAAACGCAAGCGAACTATTCGGCAGTCGTGATCTCCGGAGCTGACCAAAACCTGACGGGAATCCAAAACGTTGTCGTCAACTGTCCGATCATTAATGCGCACGGAATGACACCCGAGGAAATTCATCAACGGATCCAGGCGGCAGGGAAATAA